Genomic segment of Streptomyces roseifaciens:
CGCCTATTTCGTCTTCGACCGGGTGGCGGACGACATCCTGCCCGACGACCCCGCGCTGCGCCTGCGCGTGCACCGGGCCTACCTGCGCGCCCTGCGCGCGGGCCACGCCGGGCAGGCCCTCGACATCACCGGCCACGAGCAGGCCATGGACACCGCCGTGACCACCGGCGACGCCTCGGTGCTGCTGCAGCGGCTGCACTCCACCCACCGGCTGAAGTCCGGTCTGCCGGTACGGATGTTCGCCGAGGTCAGCGCCCTGCTGACCGGCGCGGGGGAGGCGGAGACCGCCGCCATCGGCGCGTACTTCGAGGCCCTCGGCGTGGCCTACCAGATCAGCGACGACGTCGCGGACCTGCGCGGCATCGGCACCGTCCGGCACGGCGGACGCCGCCGCGCGGCCAAGCGCGTGGCCGAGGACCTGCTCAACGGCAAGGTCACGGTGCCGCTCGCCCACGCCGTGCCCCTGCTGCCGCCCGACCGTCTGCGCGCCGTGTGGGAGGCCGTGCGCGGCGGCCGCGCCACTCCGCAGATGGCGGAAGCCGTCGCCGCCGTCCTCGCCGAATGCGGCGCGGTGGACGCCGCCCGCGCCCATGCCCGGGCCCTCCTGGAGGAGGCCTGGCCGGCCCTCGACCGCGCCCTGCCGCCGACGATGCCCAAGGCGATCCTGCGCGGCCTGGGCTGGTACGCGGCCGAACGCGAGGACGACGTCCCCGACCCGGCCGCGGACGGCCGGCCCCCGGCCCCGCGCAAGCCGCTGCACCTGACCGGCGACCGGGTCTGACGAGAGGACCGGCGAGGTTTTGCCATGTGCGGCCGTTACGTCTCCACCCGCAGTCCGCAGGACCTGGCCGGACTGTTCTCCGTCACCCGGTGGGACCCGGAACCTCTCCTGGAACCGAGCTGGAACGTCGCCCCGACCGACGACGTATGGGCCGTGCTGGAGCGCGCCGACCGTGAGAGCGGCGCGATCGAGCGGCAACTGCGGGCGCTGCGGTGGGGCCTGGTGCCGTCCTGGGCGAAGAGCCTGGCCACCGGCGCGAAGATGATCAACGCCAGGGTGGAGACGGTGCACGAGAAGCCCGCCTACCGCCGCGCCTTCGCCAAGCACCGCTGCCTGCTCCCGGCCGACGGCTTCTACGAATGGGAAGCGGTCGCCGCGACCCCCGCCGCGAAGGCCTACAAGCAGCCGTACTTCATCAGCCCCGCGGACGGTCAGGTGATGGCGCTGGCGGGGCTGTACGAGTTCTGGCGCGACCCGGCGACCGGAGACGACGGCCCGGCGCAGTGGTGGACCACCTGCAGCATCATCACCACCGAAGCCACCGACACCGCCGGCCGCATCCACCCCCGCATGCCGCTGGCCATCGCGCCGGCCGACTACGACACCTGGCTCGACCCCGCCCACCAGGACCCCGAAGAGCTCCGCGCACTCCTGACCACTCCCGCGGGCGGCGACCTCGGCGCCCGCCCGGTGTCGACCGCGGTCAACGACGTCCGCAACAACGGCCCCCACTTGCTCGACGACGCCCCCGGCGCGGACACGGGCGCCTGACCCCGGTCCGCTCAACCCTCCGGACCGGAGCGCCATCCTGGCCGCCCAGGGCCACAGGAAATGCCCGCTGGCCAGAAGTGGCCCATCCGGCCGACCCCCTGCTCCGAGGCCGTCGGCGAGCGGGGTTCGGCCTCCGGCCGATACGTATCGGCCAACGCACGGCCAACCTTCGGCCGACGTGCGCAAAGGACCCGCCGTGCCGCCCCCCTCCCACTACCGTCTGCCCTCATCGGAGCCCGGGACGGACGGGGACGGCGGCATGGGCAAGCACGGTGACGGCAAGGGCGGGGAGGAAGGCGACAAGCAGCAGTCGCCCCGCGAGAGCGACGGGCAGTGGAACAAGCCCGTGACCGACCCGCCGAAGAAGAAGTGATCGCTTCCAGATGAGCACTCCCGAACGACTGCTGCAGATCCTCACGAACAAGGGCTCCCTCGCTCCCGGCTCCCCGTGGGCCGCCGCCGTCGCGCAGGTGCCGCGGGAGCTGTTCCTCCCGGACGGTTTCGAGGCCGGAGGGCGCGTCGTGGACCGTGCGACGCACCCCGAGCGCTGGGCGCGGGCGGTCTACGGGGACCTCGCGCTGGTCACCCAGGTCAACGAGGGCCGCGACCTCGGCGAGGACGCCTACCAGCGGCCGACGTCCTCCAGCTCCATGCCGTCGATCATGCTGCAGATGCTCGGCCTCCTCGACGTCCGGCCGGGTCACACCGTCTTCGAGGCGGGCGCGGGCACCGGCTACAACGTGGCCTGGCTCTGCCACCGGCTCGGCGACCGGCACGTGACCACCATGGACGTCGACCCGGGCATCGCCAAGCAGG
This window contains:
- a CDS encoding SOS response-associated peptidase; this translates as MCGRYVSTRSPQDLAGLFSVTRWDPEPLLEPSWNVAPTDDVWAVLERADRESGAIERQLRALRWGLVPSWAKSLATGAKMINARVETVHEKPAYRRAFAKHRCLLPADGFYEWEAVAATPAAKAYKQPYFISPADGQVMALAGLYEFWRDPATGDDGPAQWWTTCSIITTEATDTAGRIHPRMPLAIAPADYDTWLDPAHQDPEELRALLTTPAGGDLGARPVSTAVNDVRNNGPHLLDDAPGADTGA